A portion of the Celeribacter baekdonensis genome contains these proteins:
- a CDS encoding PAS domain-containing protein — MSFQNSATAFSSGRDEAPFAIEELFFSRTDKRGVIASGNEVFRRISEYSWQELVGAPHKIIRHPDMPKGVFYILWERLKKGLATGAYVKNRAKDGRYYWVYAVISPIDGGYVSVRMKPSSKVFAQAQSVYADMLKREASEGLTPEQSAEKIRETLSGLGFPTYSAFSSYAIAQEMAARDAALDRADDGRLNSMKDLLPTLQNLETEQQKLFMTFAKIRGIPSNMRIVASRLEPAGGRFLQSLKTIG, encoded by the coding sequence ATGTCATTTCAAAATTCTGCAACAGCATTTTCCTCAGGTCGTGACGAAGCACCGTTCGCAATTGAGGAACTGTTTTTTTCGCGCACAGATAAGCGCGGTGTGATCGCGTCCGGGAATGAAGTTTTTCGCCGCATTTCTGAATATTCGTGGCAAGAACTTGTCGGCGCGCCCCATAAAATCATTCGGCATCCCGATATGCCGAAGGGTGTTTTTTATATCCTGTGGGAGCGGCTTAAAAAAGGTCTGGCGACCGGGGCTTATGTGAAAAACCGCGCCAAAGATGGTCGGTACTATTGGGTCTATGCGGTCATCTCGCCCATTGACGGCGGCTACGTGTCTGTGCGGATGAAGCCGTCTTCGAAAGTGTTTGCTCAGGCGCAATCCGTCTATGCCGATATGTTGAAACGTGAAGCATCTGAAGGGCTTACGCCTGAACAAAGTGCTGAGAAGATTCGCGAAACATTATCCGGGCTCGGGTTTCCGACCTATTCTGCCTTTAGTTCTTATGCGATTGCGCAAGAAATGGCGGCCAGAGATGCCGCTCTCGACCGTGCCGATGACGGTCGATTGAACAGCATGAAGGACCTTTTGCCGACATTGCAAAACCTTGAAACAGAACAGCAGAAATTGTTCATGACCTTCGCGAAAATCCGGGGGATTCCTTCAAATATGCGTATTGTTGCGTCGCGTTTGGAGCCGGCAGGGGGCCGATTTCTGCAATCTCTCAAAACTATAGGTTGA
- the argH gene encoding argininosuccinate lyase — protein sequence MTDKKSNAMWGGRFAAGPDAIMEAINASIGFDKRLASQDIAGSRAHALMLAQQGIITDNDAQAIREGLLTVLSEIETGAFVFSTALEDIHMNVESRLKEIIGEPAGRLHTARSRNDQVATDFKLWTRDQMDAAVSGLEALIRALMAQAEKGADWVMPGFTHLQTAQPVTWGHHMMAYVEMFGRDMSRFKDARARMNESPLGSAALAGTGFPIDRHMTAEALGFDRPTANSLDAVADRDFGLEFLSCASITAMHLSRFAEELVIWSSAQFRFVALSDRFSTGSSIMPQKKNPDAAELIRAKVGRIFGANVALMMVMKGLPLAYSKDMQEDKEQVFDAADNLMLALAAMTGMVSDMNANTDNLRAAAASGFSTATDLADWLVREAGLPFRDAHHVTGALVAMAEKKGCDLPDLSLEEMTSVHEAITEGVYDVLTVENSVASRTSYGGTAPSQVRAQIARWKEVLG from the coding sequence ATGACCGATAAGAAATCAAACGCGATGTGGGGCGGGCGTTTCGCCGCCGGACCTGACGCGATTATGGAAGCGATCAATGCGTCCATTGGTTTCGACAAACGACTGGCCTCCCAAGATATCGCGGGTTCGCGCGCCCATGCTTTGATGCTCGCGCAACAGGGCATCATCACGGATAACGATGCTCAGGCCATTCGGGAAGGCCTTCTCACGGTATTGTCAGAAATCGAAACAGGCGCGTTCGTCTTTTCCACGGCGCTTGAGGACATTCATATGAATGTCGAATCCCGCCTCAAAGAGATCATCGGTGAACCGGCCGGGCGGTTGCACACGGCGCGCTCGCGTAATGATCAGGTGGCCACCGATTTCAAACTGTGGACCCGCGATCAAATGGATGCGGCGGTTTCTGGCCTTGAGGCCTTGATCCGTGCGTTGATGGCGCAGGCCGAAAAGGGCGCTGATTGGGTCATGCCCGGCTTCACCCATCTGCAAACCGCGCAGCCGGTGACCTGGGGGCATCATATGATGGCCTATGTCGAAATGTTTGGCCGCGATATGTCCCGGTTCAAAGATGCGCGCGCCCGGATGAACGAAAGCCCGTTGGGCTCTGCCGCCCTTGCGGGAACGGGGTTTCCGATTGATCGCCACATGACGGCTGAGGCGCTGGGCTTTGACCGTCCGACCGCCAACTCATTGGATGCCGTGGCCGATCGGGACTTTGGGCTCGAATTTCTGAGCTGTGCGTCGATCACGGCCATGCACCTGTCGCGTTTTGCCGAAGAATTGGTGATCTGGTCCTCGGCTCAGTTCCGTTTTGTTGCGCTTTCGGACCGGTTTTCCACAGGATCTTCGATTATGCCGCAAAAGAAAAACCCTGATGCCGCTGAATTGATCCGCGCCAAGGTGGGGCGGATTTTTGGCGCCAATGTCGCGTTGATGATGGTGATGAAAGGCCTGCCTTTGGCCTATTCCAAAGACATGCAAGAAGACAAAGAACAGGTGTTCGACGCCGCCGACAACCTCATGTTGGCCCTCGCCGCGATGACCGGAATGGTGTCAGATATGAACGCCAACACCGATAATTTGCGCGCTGCGGCGGCTTCTGGCTTCTCCACCGCGACCGATCTTGCCGATTGGTTGGTGCGCGAAGCGGGCCTGCCGTTTCGCGATGCACACCATGTCACCGGCGCACTGGTGGCGATGGCTGAGAAAAAGGGCTGTGATTTGCCCGATCTGAGCCTGGAGGAGATGACATCCGTTCACGAAGCGATCACCGAAGGCGTCTATGACGTGTTAACAGTTGAAAATTCGGTCGCATCTCGCACAAGCTACGGAGGCACGGCGCCCTCGCAGGTCCGTGCGCAAATTGCGCGTTGGAAAGAGGTGCTTGGATGA
- a CDS encoding EAL domain-containing protein yields MTDSFYGHDDFGSPLSAAVAERDRSTMDMVHSALRKKQVMLAYQPIVQTLRPDRPAFFEGLIRVLDHTGRVIPAREFIEVAETTETGRQLDCLALELGLAALNDHPTLRLAINMSARSIGYPRWKETLHAGLSKNVTIAERLILEITESSAMVMPDLVSVFMKELQSMGISFALDDFGAGYTAFRYLKEFYFDIVKIDGSFIRGIATNPDNQVLTQALVSVAKHFDMYTVAEFVETEADAQYLSSIGIDCMQGHYFGAATIDPAWQTKETRRKAS; encoded by the coding sequence ATGACTGACTCTTTCTATGGCCACGATGATTTTGGTAGCCCCCTGTCGGCGGCGGTCGCGGAACGTGATCGAAGCACAATGGACATGGTGCATTCGGCTCTACGCAAAAAACAGGTGATGCTCGCCTATCAACCCATTGTCCAAACGCTGCGCCCAGATCGTCCTGCTTTTTTCGAAGGTCTCATTCGGGTTTTGGATCACACTGGGCGGGTGATTCCTGCGCGCGAATTTATCGAGGTCGCCGAGACCACCGAAACCGGCCGCCAACTCGACTGTCTTGCGCTTGAGCTTGGGCTCGCGGCCCTCAACGATCACCCGACATTGCGCCTTGCGATCAACATGTCGGCTCGCTCTATCGGCTACCCGCGTTGGAAAGAAACGCTTCATGCCGGCCTGTCCAAAAACGTAACCATCGCCGAACGTCTCATTTTGGAGATCACCGAAAGCTCCGCCATGGTGATGCCCGATCTTGTGTCCGTCTTCATGAAGGAACTGCAATCCATGGGCATTTCCTTTGCCCTTGATGATTTTGGCGCGGGCTACACCGCCTTCCGCTATCTCAAGGAATTCTATTTCGATATTGTGAAAATTGATGGCAGTTTCATCCGCGGCATCGCGACCAATCCTGACAACCAAGTGCTGACCCAGGCCTTGGTCTCTGTCGCCAAACATTTCGACATGTATACGGTGGCCGAATTTGTCGAAACCGAAGCCGATGCCCAATATCTGAGTTCAATCGGAATCGATTGCATGCAGGGGCACTATTTT
- a CDS encoding TlpA family protein disulfide reductase — MLKNLIAATLYTALSLGAIPATAQDMQSVMELRDGSLQKLGFHSEPKEVSTLPFMTMEGDEETFTDYAGKLVLLNFWATWCAPCRKEMPALDALSTEFGNKGFVVLPIATGHNPTPAIEKFFETAQIKGLTPRLDPKGAMARDMGVLGLPVSILISPQGQEIARMTGDAEWFSPSAQAIVAKLLKEYDLTNDDSAETH, encoded by the coding sequence ATGTTGAAAAATCTGATTGCTGCCACCCTTTATACGGCCCTGAGCCTTGGTGCAATTCCTGCAACCGCGCAGGATATGCAAAGCGTGATGGAGCTGCGCGATGGAAGCCTACAAAAACTGGGCTTTCACAGTGAACCCAAAGAGGTGAGTACGCTGCCGTTCATGACGATGGAGGGCGATGAAGAAACGTTTACGGATTATGCGGGCAAACTTGTCCTTCTCAATTTCTGGGCCACATGGTGTGCGCCCTGTCGCAAAGAAATGCCCGCCCTTGATGCGCTCTCCACAGAGTTTGGCAACAAAGGGTTCGTGGTTCTGCCCATTGCGACCGGGCATAACCCCACACCCGCAATCGAAAAATTCTTTGAAACCGCTCAGATCAAAGGGCTGACGCCGCGACTTGATCCCAAAGGCGCGATGGCACGCGACATGGGAGTGCTGGGCCTGCCGGTGTCGATTTTAATTTCTCCACAAGGCCAGGAAATCGCACGCATGACCGGAGATGCGGAGTGGTTTTCACCCTCCGCCCAAGCGATTGTGGCCAAACTGTTGAAGGAATACGACCTCACGAATGATGATAGCGCAGAGACCCATTAA